In a single window of the Antennarius striatus isolate MH-2024 chromosome 3, ASM4005453v1, whole genome shotgun sequence genome:
- the LOC137592287 gene encoding AP2-associated protein kinase 1-like isoform X6 gives MKKFFDSRRELVSSGPGSGVGGGGSGSGSVSSFIGRVFTIGRYQVAVEEIVAEGGFAIVFLVRTHQGLRCALKRMYVNNEHDLQVCKLEIQIMRDLVGNKNIVGFLDSSITAVGAGDVWEVLILMDFCRGGQVVNLMNQRLQTGFSEAEVLQIFCDTCEAVARLHQCKNPIIHRDLKVENILLHDRGHYVLCDFGSATNRFQNPQTDGVQVVEEEIKKYTTLSYRAPEMVNLYSGKIITTKADIWALGCLLYKLCYFTLPFGESQVAICDGSFTIPDNSRYSQDMHCLIRYMLEPDSDKRPDIYQISYFAFKLARRECPVPNVHNSSIPAKLPEPVRASEAVAKKSQTKARLTDPIPTTETSIAPRQRPKAGQAQPQPISGILPIQPALTPRKRPNMAAGAPQAIDVGINVRPPATAAVQSAPAAQIAPQPAPTTNTQPQATPQHQQLLMKQQQASSFLSPQSNQQSLLLHQQQTPSQASTRLQTKATPVPPVITLHPQQQLVAPIHEPPAPHLIPILESAVVGPAFDPEVVAVGQGIHKVGSLTPPSSPKMAPKSGHRRILSDVTHSAVFGVPVSKSTQLLQAAAAEASLNKSKSASTTPSGSPYSSQQSVYHPADSGAHTAFPAPSAQPSWNPFGDDNFSKLTAEELLNKDFAKLAETAAPGEKVTGSSESLIAGLNAFPVKAEVCVDSLIPGLEAPQAQQHSGQPELIPAGMQDGQGGSSDYTVLGKEPDNEPPESNTLQGCVHSSDEDGEKEAREEEQQGERAVEGQAAAHDCSGSRPLLMDSEDDDDDEEEGPQSALRQSTHSSMAPAQPSTAFNQTIPSTCAQNHSHHSQADDNNADVFSKAPFRIGQGDTFDVFANAPFPHAPLSAQQQLDVFSQAPFGKRKEAAGAQAKTPYPHPAAAQGVTPDQVVLGEVAQQPFRPQALAKYSRHFEAAVAQQPVEAHRVVSSVGRQVTVASVPVGPLYSWTSDASAVDPFVSAPFHLKAPQEKP, from the exons ATGAAGAAATTTTTTGATTCTCGTCGGGAGTTGGTGAGCTCCGGGCCTGGCTCCGGGGTCGGTGGAGGAGGCTCTGGTTCCGGCAGCGTTAGCAGCTTCATCGGAAGGGTTTTCACCATCGGACGGTATCAAGTCGCTGTCGAGGAAATTGTCGCAGAAG GAGGCTTTGCCATCGTGTTTCTAGTGCGGACTCATCAAGGCCTGCGCTGTGCGCTAAAAAGGATGTATGTCAACAATGAACATGATCTGCAAGTCTGCAAACTTGAGATACAGATTATG AGGGACCTTGTGggcaacaaaaatattgttggCTTCCTGGACTCCAGCATTACTGCAGTGGGAGCTGGCGATGTGTGGGAAGTTCTAATCTTAATGGACTTCTGTAGAG GTGGACAGGTGGTTAACCTAATGAACCAGCGATTACAGACGGGCTTCAGCGAAGCCGAGGTGTTACAGATCTTTTGCGACACGTGTGAGGCGGTCGCTCGCCTCCACCAGTGCAAGAATCCAATCATCCATCGAGATCTCAAG GTGGAAAATATTCTCTTGCATGACCGGGGACACTATGTGCTCTGTGATTTTGGAAGTGCCACCAACCGCTTCCAAAACCCTCAGACAGATGGGGTTCAAGTTGTGGAGGAGGAAATTAAAAA GTACACTACTCTGTCATATCGCGCTCCAGAGATGGTCAACCTCTACAGCGGGAAGATCATCACGACAAAGGCAGACATTTGG GCCTTGGGCTGTCTGCTCTATAAACTGTGCTACTTCACACTTCCTTTTGGGGAGAGCCAAGTTGCTATCTGTGATGGAAGTTTCACTATCCCAGACAATTCCCGATATTCCCAGGACATGCACTGTCTCATTA GATACATGTTGGAACCAGACTCGGATAAGAGACCAGACATCTACCAAATATCCTACTTTGCCTTCAAACTGGCTCGACGAGAGTGTCCAGTCCCTAATGTACAT aattCATCCATTCCTGCAAAACTCCCTGAGCCTGTCAGAGCCAGTGAAGCAGTGGCCAAAAAGAGTCAAACCAAAGCCCG GCTTACGGACCCCATTCCCACCACAGAAACCTCAATTGCTCCTCGGCAACGACCCAAAGCCGGCCAAGCTCAGCCCCAACCGATATCAGGCATTCTTCCCATCCAGCCAGCTCTGACGCCTCGGAAAAGACCCAATATGGCTGCTGGAGCGCCCCAGGCCATCG ATGTTGGCATCAATGTCCGGCCTCCAGCTACAGCTGCTGTCCAATCAGCTCCTGCTGCACAGATCGCCCCCCAGCCGGCTCCGACCACCAACACACAGCCACAGGCGACGCCACAGCATCAGCAGCTCCtcatgaagcagcagcaggccTCCAGCTTCCTGAGCCCGCAGAGCAACCAGCAG agtctcctcctccaccagcagcaAACACCATCTCAAGCGTCCACCCGGCTGCAGACCAAAGCTACGCCGGTTCCTCCAGTTATTACCCTGCACCCGCAGCAGCAGCTTGTAGCCCCCATTCATGAACCCCCAGCTCCTCATCTGATCCCCATCCTTGAGTCAGCAGTTGTGGGTCCTGCATTTGACCCAGAGGTCGTG GCAGTCGGGCAAGGAATACATAAAGTCGGCTCACTGACGCCCCCCTCCTCACCAAAGATGGCACCTAAAAGCGGCCACAGACGCATCCTGAGCGATGTCACCCACAGCGCCGTGTTCGGCGTCCCGGTCAGCAAATCCACCCAGTTGCTCCAGGCGGCCGCAGCGGAGGCCAGCCTCAACAAGTCCAA GTCAGCCAGCACCACTCCTTCTGGTTCACCGTATTCCTCCCAGCAGAGTGTGTATCATCCAGCCGACAGCGGCGCCCACACAGCGTTTCCTGCGCCCAGCGCTCAGCCCAGCTGGAACCCCTTTGGTGACGATAACTTCTCTAAGCTAACAGCAGAGGAGCTGCTCAATAAAGACTTTGCGAAGCTAGCCGAGA CTGCTGCACCAGGAGAAAAGGTCACAGGCTCCAGTGAAAGTCTCATTGCAGGACTCAATGCGTTTCCAG TGaaagcagaggtgtgtgtggattCACTCATTCCTGGTTTGGAAGCCCCCCAGGCCCAGCAACATTCAGGCCAACCAGAGCTCATCCCCGCCGGCATGCAAG ATGGCCAAGGGGGGAGCAGTGACTACACCGTGCTCGGCAAGGAGCCAGACAACGAACCTCCGGAATCAAACACGCTTCAGGGATGTGTTCACTCCAGCGATGAAGACGGGGAGAAAGAGGCCCGTGAGGAGGAACAGCAGGGTGAAAGAGCTGTGGAGGGTCAGGCAGCGGCTCACGACTGCAGCGGCTCCAGACCTCTGCTGATGGATTccgaggatgatgatgatgatgaagaagaggggcCTCAGTCGGCCCTTCGCCAGTCAACGCACTCCAGCATGGCGCCGGCGCAACCGTCTACCGCCTTCAATCAAACCATTCCGAGCACCTGCGCTCAGAATCACTCCCATCACTCACAAGCTGACGACAACAACGCCGACGTTTTCTCCAAAGCCCCCTTTCGGATCGGGCAGGGGGATACGTTCGACGTGTTCGCCAACGCTCCGTTTCCACACGCCCCGCTGTCGGCTCAGCAGCAGCTCGACGTCTTCTCCCAGGCTCCATTCGGAAAGAGGAAGGAGGCGGCGGGAGCTCAGGCCAAGACACCGTACCCTCACCCAGCGGCAGCTCAAGGGGTAACTCCTGACCAAGTTGTCCTGGGAGAAGTCGCCCAGCAACCGTTCCGCCCGCAGGCTCTCGCCAAATACTCCCGACACTTCGAGGCAGCGGTGGCCCAGCAGCCAGTCGAGGCTCACAGAGTCGTGTCCAGCGTGGGCAGACAAGTCACCGTGGCGTCCGTCCCCGTCGGGCCGCTTTACTCATGGACCTCAGACGCGAGCGCCGTCGACCCGTTCGTCTCCGCGCCCTTTCACCTCAAGGCCCCACAAGAAAAGCCCTGA